The Lathyrus oleraceus cultivar Zhongwan6 chromosome 5, CAAS_Psat_ZW6_1.0, whole genome shotgun sequence genome includes the window ggtttacggtgatttatGAAAGGTTCTAGTCCTAGATGGTacattcataaacccaattgtgtgaaaaccctaacaatcacagtcctgttattgaaagtcatagatcaatttgtacttgtccgatacaaaagcataataacatcacacaattgaattgaaagaCATAACATAGTAATCAAGGAATTATTGGTTCACATTCATAACATACGGTAACATCAAGACCACCCCCCTtgcatcagggggtttagcctctcatagtacttaaagaattcataaagtaaagattagacattacaaagaattaggagagtttgatcttcaatggtggctacccttgaatctcgccgtcttcgaatccgttgtattagctatcttctccactgtaatgctttcgttcgtctgtccAAAGGTccttttctctttctcttccaagtCTTCTTATAGTTTCAGATGACCTTTTCCAAAGCTAAAAGTCCAAACTACCCTTGCTGAGCAGAACCGATTCAAAtagcaaaaattaggttttccaactgcgttcaatcaacacggccgtgtggtgggACACGGGCGGCCGTGTTGTTCCTCAGGATTAATTTATTTTAACATCAGTTACAGtagcaacaacacgggccgtgttcctgcacacgggcgcccgtgtgaatgcactgttttaatcaacacggccgtgtggtggcacacgggtggccgtgttgatctCTGCTTTTTGCTTCATCTTTTTCTCTGTTTGaccaacaacacggccgtgtggtggcacacgggtggccgtgttgacctgctgttctgtcatattttcgtccttcagagtgtcccgaacttcaccattcttgcttttgaacctggaacaatgacactacccaaacgaagcataaacgaggtctttttgacttaaactcgtaatcgaatgtaatgtaataccaaaccaacaaaacttgatacttgactcaaatgcaactaaaaacaaacataaatcttaccaaggtgatgaaaatatgtcggattaacgtcgggaattcaatggaaatggtgaccgatcaccTGTTGATAGATGACCAACAACAACTTGATTACAAGAAGCATGCCCTGAAGATTGACCAATACCAGACATCTGAATTAGCTCCATTAGAGTATTGAATTGGCCTTGAGTCATAGGTGAATTATCACTTTTAGTGTCAGCACCATTAGAAAGAGATCCATCATCAGTGCCATCTGATGCAACATTGTGAGCTGAATTTTGAAATTGCTTCTGCATATGTGGTGGAACACCATGTTTCTTAAACCAATTTTCAACAGTATGATTGGTTTTGCCACAGAAAGTACAAACACGAGCTCCATGCTTGAATGAATTGTTTCTTGCAACAAACTTTTTGGAATCAACAACATTAATCAGAGTATGGGACTCATCATTGGGAATGGTAAGCTGAAGGTGTCTTTCATGCTGAATGACCATGGAAAATATCTTATTCATGTTAGGCAAAGGATCCATTAACGAGATTTGGGATTTAACAACAGAAAATTGATCATTCAAACCGGTTAAAAATCTGATGACTTGCATCAGTTGATGGTTGGATCTTGCACTACGCATAGCTTCACAAGAACATTTGATGCGACATGTGCAAGTGGGTAAAGGCAAATACAAATCTAACTCCTCCCAAAGAATTTTAAGTTCAGAAAAGAAATCAGTTACCGATTTGGTTTCTTGCTTTAGATTATATATTTCTTGCTGTAACTCAGAAATACATATGAGATCACCCTGAGAGAATCTTTCCTTCAAATCTTTTCATACATCAAGCGCATTCTCCATGAAGACGATGGACTGAGAAATGGAATCTGAAACTGAATTCATGATCCAAGAATGGACTAACATGTTGCAGCGATTCCAAGCGTGCAAGGATGGATCGAAGGAATCAACTGGAGCAGGAAGGGAGCCATCAATGAACTCAATCTTCATCTTTCCACCGAGCGCTCTCTTCATGCTTCGAGCCCATGAATGATAGTTAGAACCAGTAAGCTTGGGAAGAACTGTAACTGAACCAGGACCATCACTAGGATGAACAAAGTATGAGGAAGTTTGATCCAAAGCTGGAtccactacgccaaataagggaaaagagggcgcttattttggcctataacagcgcttttaagcgccctctaaagtggcgctggcataggtaaagacagcgctttgttttcctggagaaaacgctctctaaagtggccctttaagggccacattatagtgcgctttcagaaaaaagcgccctctggagtggtccataaagggtcaccttagagggcgctttctggacaaagcgccctctaaagttgtcaatgtaaagtgtttagagggcgcttcctacagaaagcgccctctaaagtgttagttattttaaaaaaatttgtttgaaaaatagtgggtatttaattggaaacctgttcgcatgctgcaaaagtgtaaaattcatattgatttcatcctttaatccaatgttatacaccattaatccattgatatatacaacatgaatccatttatatacaacattaatcctccatatatacaacattaatatattgatattcatgcacgtacaacaacattccatacatatatgtacacaacctatatgattctatgatcaataatgaattgacacaattcatcattcatttcatccaaatgagctcttgagtaagatttgtattcgtcaaagtactacaattaagagaataaaatatattcatgatttagtaacaaattagatgaaatatccgataatattaaaataaaccctaagttattattccataccatttttgggatgtctatacgattcaacgcaatgatatctctcataaatctcaatacaaaaaatccgcaatcgatcgaattgttttgctgaggacactacacagaaaaacaaacaaacaatatatatatatatatatatatatatatatatatatatatatatatatatatatatatatatatatatatatatatatatatatatatatatatatatatatatagttaatttcttacaaacactattataagcaaaaaacaaacactattataagcaaaaataagaaacttaatatatacctgaactctgacccaggtaatgtccttcctattacgataattctttttcgatctaaattttagtattgtcctaacaaaataaaaacgtatattgagatcaatctgacagacataattaaatatacaaatacacacgaatatttaggggaatttcacttacgcgtcaaccgtcttcttcatactcggatatttactccaattacccggtaacgaatcgagataatacaccattagtctcgaaagatccatagcaaccaacacccagtgaccactgtaaaataaaacaaaaatttagatgcatgaaaattttctacgtaaaagatatacatagattagaatgaaattattagaaagaaaatctaacccgttgccagaattaaacggtaaaaaatacaaactgggtgtagtattatcggccaccatgaatctatcgactagttcattcattacggatgttggatttttcgttataaacgttgtgttgatacgggaagcagcaataaaattgaatcggttacacaattcagttccccgcatcaatgtgtcatacatataccttaaatagaaacataataaacattagactactcattgaaatgtgtaaataaattgttcaactaagtaaataataaattgatcggagtaccatatgtatgtatgaatgacagcgatgcccaattcttcgtgttcaaaaggttgttgcatgtcctcctttgcaattaattcggaatgagcaattccgaaaacaccttcatccatatctacactacggatggcgccgtgcataatatctgactcttccaccattttctcaagacgcatcataatttgagattttgtcccggacgtcgttggaatttccttactagctttgtccaacatttgaccgggaacctaaaaatataaattaaatcatgacttttgtgatgcaacagtatcgttgtgtatataattcaatgggtatatatatttgtacctctttttgagatttaggatttgtttttgtcccggacttcgttggaatatccttaccagcttttttcaacattcgaccgggaacctaaaaattcatataaattaaatcatgactttttgtgatgcaacagaatcgttgcgtatataattcaatgggtatatatatttgtacctctttttgagatgcaaccgactcgatgcgtcttgaaatccctttaccagctttatgtgtgggtcttgtaggagtctaacattaccatgtaataaggattgattaaatatcataattgtagctgaattgaaatgtgaatactaaatattcataatcatttagaacatatataccccggcatctgggaaaattagatctgacggccatccaacaaaggatccgactaCATCTCacatcaacgttgtctctgaaacaacgtcaggtaatggtagaagcgcgtccgtatctaatacaaggtcaaccgaaactttcatatatcccaccgggaggggattatggtgaagtaattcacccgaagtgttgtgcacttttctcttgccaactatgcgataagttggtgacgatagatacagctgacaaggtgtaatgccctaaaccaataataaatatgttattgttaacgtgtatatgtgtcaagtaaaaaagtgctattttaatttcataataacatatataattacctcgaGAAATTTCagttgacaattgatactagctcggtcactagtatcttttgcctcagaaccgcacctttcctctctataccttgcattctccttttgcagttcgagtacttgtgcccttaactccgtcaaggtctccatcacctctttgttggtaggattttttgtttttggttttttataaaatgacgacggagtcacaccaaaacccttacccctcacacgaccggaatactcaggaacatttagtactcgactaagtaggctcctgcaatcctggacctcggttgaaggtaaggtttgggataaagtctcctgaaatattattagaggagattaaaaaggaattatatgtctaacaaaatttttgatataattaaagaaataatgttatatatacttacacattcgtcataaacattttgaaccgcttcaacgacaaccccatatttcccaacccgagcagccttccacaatacgtgctccggaagagatgttgcgtcacttttctcctcggctagctacacattgaatcagattataagatcatcaattataacatattgtgacaatgtataagctcatagcatttgaatatactcacaattctttgttgtaaccgtgcatatcccgtacgcccttttttgtacggatacgcggggtttgatgcccttttccgatttttgtcgcttacttcctggataaaaaagtttaaggcatatcagaaccaagtaacttaacaattgtataataccataattaatagacattacatggaatttttcgtttcttcgtttggcgacaaagttatcccattcttcggctgaaataatctccgcatacttcattggccgttctgcttcaacaaattttccttcctcatccttgagaaatttgttggacaaaaaggatcgaaatcctcggagtctttttccgcccaattgaatacaatatttttgccggctttcatcgatgtgaaaggatctctaaaaaacatacacatggagtgtgttattgtaagtaatattataacaatatatggtcaacaaatagtcaacaaaaaaaacatataacaatatatggtaagtacctgtatctcggaccatattttttctttgccaaccttcaattccggacttctccaattatcacatgtaatcagaatatgttgtcgaacaaggaaaccaatgtaacttgccaacattgaaccgttaggctcaattagttggtcttcagcactccaatgtacttcgaatttttcacccttgtctcttgcacgaatgattgacttcataacagtcaatcctcgtttgatttcattttcaacattgttacgtgatccactcgcgtcatgggtatcgtcttggttactagccattttatctgtaatatagaaatgattcaataagacccaagttagacaatgaccatattcgtgaagctacacaaaaaacacattcatataccttccatttctctcatgttacaacaatctaaactctctctttttttcatcattattgaatacaaactcacacacacctactgcatacaaaagaccaatgcaaacttatggtgtttggaacatgaacaaacttgcatccataatcatcaaacttccaagcacaagctcaaacacactccaaatgacatcagttttcaatcagaaataaaaaaccttacataaccatacaaaatacaacattcagtgatcaaaaccatacacaaaaaaataacaaaaaatgattttcaacaaggtgctcatgaacaccatatagtgctcgtttgccctaaacaacattaatcaacataatgcacaaaatgtaaaactcaatttagaaaatgccctaatcaaacacctggaaatacaaactattgagagaaataccttcaaggtgacggtaacgatggagaagaaagtgaacaacgacggtggacgcagataactcagtgaacgtgaacgcagcagcagaaaaaggtGACGGCGACGACGAaggtgagggagggagaacgaacggaggacgagagtaatcgcagtagagagtaatcgcagtagagagaaaacccagttacgtaaacgaaatagcatatggcgagggaaaataaagagacatgcagtatatgttataattttaatgtttactaaaggggaccttagagggcgcttgtgtaaaaaaaagcgccctctaaagggggcctaagagggcgcttctaaaagcgctctctaaggttttccaaaagcgccttataaactagaaatgtacatggacttagagagcgcttttttaaaagcgccctctaagggtacccttagagggcgctttcataaacgcgccctctattggtgtccctccatttcctcattattttttcgcttcactttagagggcgctttgttacaaaagcgccctctaaagtgcgctgtctattccagttgtttgctccttattttttctcttcactttagagtgcgcttttgtaataaagcgccctctaaggtgcgctgtctattccagtttttggcgtagtgatcAAGAGGTGAATTTTGTGGAGGAGCCATGAAAGTAAAGAAAGAATGAACAAGCTAAAGATTCAATTGGAAGAGCAGCGGAAGAAGGGTCGAAATGGCGAATGATACCATATTGTGAAAATCAGTTTCTGCATTAAAGAACAAGAGATGCAGAGCAGAAAATGCagaatgaagaagaagaagaaagaaagtTTTCAGGAAAAGAGAATAATAGCTTGTTATGTTATTACACGTGTGGTAGCCATGTCCTTATATAGTGTATGGTTATCTCTTAACTACCAATCAAAAATTAGCTAACAAACTGAAGCTAACTAAAAGATATTGTCCACACAAAACTCTTATCCACATAACTCCTATAAGCTATATTATATTCTCAACATTAAGTGGATGATTTTCTACTGCACTTTGTCACGGACAATATGTGAGTCcatttcaatatgtttagtgcaTTCGTGGAACACCAGATTATTAGAGATGTGTATAACTGATGATTTGTAACAAAAGATGTTTATGGGTTGGTTGTGTTGAATTTGGAGGTCTTGTAATAGGTATCATCCACTAGGATTTCACAGGTAGCATTGGTAAGGGCACGATATTTGGCTTCAGACAAGGTTCTAGAAATAATGTGTTGTTTCTTACTCTTCCAACATATCAATGATGTTCCAAGGTAGAAGCAAAATTTCGTAGTTGATCGTATTGTCAAAATCTGTAAAGCCAGTTAGAATTGTTGAAGAAGATTTCCAAAAAAGAAGGCATTTTCCGGTTCTGTTTTGATGTACCGTAGGATCCAAACAACAGTGTGAAAATTCTCTTCAGTAGGGCTGGATAGAAATTGGCTTAACCTGCAAATAACGTAACTAATATTAGGGTGAGTATGAGTTAAGTACAATAGCTTTCCAATCAAACTACGAAAAGAAGTGGGGTTAGATAAGAGGGGAAATATCGAGCCCGAGACAAGTTTGTGGTCGGGATCCATCAGAGTGGAAGCAGGTTCATCCCCAAGCAAGCCTGCTTCTTATAGGAGATCCAAACTATATTTACATTGACAAACATAAACTCTAGTTGATGAACGGGCAAACTTAATGCCTAGGAAATATTTCAAATTACCTAGGTCTTTGATGCTAAATTTGGAGTCTAAAGCCTGCTTTAGAAATGAGATATTAATCATATAATTTCTAGCTATCATAAGGCCATCAACATAAACCAAAACAACAGTGAAAGAAGATGAAGTGACAAGAGTATAAAGAGAATAATCATATTTTGATTGTATATAACCCAATTTAGTAAGAGCAGAAGTTAATTTATGATTCCATTATCGACTTGCCTATTTTAATCCAtaaataaaatgatttaatttACAGACAAGATTGGTGTTGGAAACATGTAATCCCGACGTCAGTTTCATATAAACAACTTCATCTAAATCACCATGTGAAAAGGCGGTTTTTATGTCTAATTGTTGAAGAAATCAATTATGGGTGACATCTATAGATAAAATGAGAAGAATGATAGTCATTTCAACTATAGGACTAAAAGTTTCAAGATAATCGATGCCCGCAGTTTGGTTAAAGCCCTTGGCAACAAGCTAGGCTTTGTATCGTTCGATGGTACCACTAGACATAAACTTAATTTTGAAAATTCGTTAACAAACTATGGGTTTAGTAATTGGGGGAAGAGGGACCAAGTCCAAGGTGTTGTTATCATTTAATGACTAAATTTCACATTGGATAACATGTTTACAATTAGGATCGGAAACTGCTTTAGTGCAACTAGTGGGTTCATTAATAGAAGATAACTTTAACTTAAAGCATTTATGATTAAGAGATAAGCTAGAGTAAGAAAGATCATGATGAAGAGGATAAAGATTACTACATGTGGAAGTATTGGAAGAGATGTGA containing:
- the LOC127082486 gene encoding uncharacterized protein LOC127082486 isoform X2, producing MLKKAGKDIPTKSGTKTNPKSQKEVPGQMLDKASKEIPTTSGTKSQIMMRLEKMVEESDIMHGAIRSVDMDEGVFGIAHSELIAKEDMQQPFEHEELGIAVIHTYIWYMYDTLMRGTELCNRFNFIAASRINTTFITKNPTSVMNELVDRFMVADNTTPSLYFLPFNSGNGGHWVLVAMDLSRLMVYYLDSLPGNWSKYPSMKKTVDATILKFRSKKNYRNRKDITWVRVQCPQQNNSIDCGFFVLRFMRDIIALNRIDIPKMYFDEYKSYSRAHLDEMNDELCQFIIDHRII
- the LOC127082486 gene encoding uncharacterized protein LOC127082486 isoform X1 is translated as MASNQDDTHDASGSRNNVENEIKRGLTVMKSIIRARDKGEKFEVHWSAEDQLIEPNGSMLASYIGFLVRQHILITCDNWRSPELKVGKEKIWSEIQRSFHIDESRQKYCIQLGGKRLRGFRSFLSNKFLKDEEGKFVEAERPMKYAEIISAEEWDNFVAKRRNEKFHEVSDKNRKRASNPAYPYKKGRTGYARLQQRILAEEKSDATSLPEHVLWKAARVGKYGVVVEAVQNVYDECETLSQTLPSTEVQDCRSLLSRVLNVPEYSGRVRGKGFGVTPSSFYKKPKTKNPTNKEVMETLTELRAQVLELQKENARYREERCGSEAKDTSDRASINCQLKFLEGITPCQLYLSSPTYRIVGKRKVHNTSGELLHHNPLPVGYMKVSVDLVLDTDALLPLPDVVSETTLM